The Armatimonadia bacterium genomic interval GGAGATGGTGATCGCCGCCGCCAAGGCCGGCAAGCACGTCTTCTGCGAGAAGCCGCTGGCCACGAGTCTCGCCGACGCCAAGAAGGCCCTCAAGGCCGTCCGTGACGCCGGTGTGCTGCACATGCTGTGCCACAACTATCGCCGAGCCCCGGCGTGCATGCAGATCAAGAAGATGATCGAGAACGGCGACCTGGGCGAGATCTACCACTGGCGAGCCCTGTACCTGCAGGACTGGCTGATGGACCCCGGCACGCCCATGATGTGGCGGGTGCAGAAGAAGATTGCCGGCTCCGGTTCCCTGGGCGACCTCATGGCCCACAGCATCGACATGGCGCTCTGGCTCCTGGGCGGCATCGACTCGGTCGCCTGTACCATGAAGACCTTCATCAAGAAGCGCCCCAAGATGGAGTCCTTCGACACCGGCCTGGGTGGCAAGGCTGCGGAGGGTGCTCCGATGGGCACCGTCGACGTCGACGACGGCGTCATCACGCTGGCCAAGTTTGGCAACGGCGCACTCGGAACCTTTGAGGCCACCCGTTTCGCCGCCGGCCGCAAGAACTACAACTGGTTCGAGATCAACGGCTCCAAGGGCAGTGTCGTGTTCAACCTCGAGACCATGAACGAGATGCTGTACTACAACGCGGGCGACCCGGCCGATCGTCTCGGCTTCCGTACGATCCAGGTCACCGACGGCTGCCATCCGATGATGGCGCATCCGAGTGGCGGCCCGCGCTACTGGCCGG includes:
- a CDS encoding Gfo/Idh/MocA family oxidoreductase, with amino-acid sequence MNEVRVGLVGYNFMGRAHSNAYRQVPFYFPEVKAKPVMRVLCGRTKDKLEAFAKQFQWEQTETKFDKLLARDDIDLVDITSPNNQHVEMVIAAAKAGKHVFCEKPLATSLADAKKALKAVRDAGVLHMLCHNYRRAPACMQIKKMIENGDLGEIYHWRALYLQDWLMDPGTPMMWRVQKKIAGSGSLGDLMAHSIDMALWLLGGIDSVACTMKTFIKKRPKMESFDTGLGGKAAEGAPMGTVDVDDGVITLAKFGNGALGTFEATRFAAGRKNYNWFEINGSKGSVVFNLETMNEMLYYNAGDPADRLGFRTIQVTDGCHPMMAHPSGGPRYWPVAHIIGYEHTFINTVAELMNNLADGTMPWPNFEDGCRTQAVLEACGTADKSGKWEKVPKAF